One Myxococcota bacterium DNA segment encodes these proteins:
- a CDS encoding DUF4215 domain-containing protein has product MPPATTTTPAPTCPRCPVPVCGNCILESGEECDDGDLGYNKTCLPGCKWATCGDGYVRAGVEECDPGRGGDTRTCNRDCTISRCGDGVVNMVAGEECDLGRLNGPTSGCSTQCRRQTVCGNNLLETGEQCDMGVMNSNSSYCLSTCNKASCGDGLLFGGFERCDDGNFIDSDSCTTSCEVSYCGDGITGPGEECDDGRGRNTGLCLSNCKRNICGDGFAFFGIEECDHGALNANNASCTPGCVLNVCGDGMVHEGVEECDNGSLDPNSECTAGCRNAYCGDGLLHEGFEVCDQGTNNGNGGGYCKSDCSGIEKHDWWAEGHRRTIVGAVIGVVAASVLVGAVVAGLRHYYHGKARAAEARTPRQE; this is encoded by the coding sequence ATGCCGCCTGCAACGACGACCACACCGGCGCCGACATGTCCTCGCTGCCCGGTACCAGTATGCGGCAACTGTATTCTGGAATCAGGCGAAGAATGCGATGACGGCGATTTAGGCTATAACAAAACTTGCTTGCCTGGTTGCAAATGGGCAACCTGTGGTGATGGCTACGTGCGCGCGGGCGTCGAAGAGTGTGATCCAGGTCGCGGTGGTGACACCAGAACCTGTAATCGTGATTGCACCATCTCAAGATGCGGTGATGGCGTTGTAAATATGGTCGCTGGCGAGGAATGTGATTTGGGTAGATTGAACGGGCCTACTTCAGGATGTTCCACCCAGTGCAGACGTCAGACCGTGTGCGGAAATAATCTACTTGAAACAGGTGAGCAATGCGACATGGGCGTGATGAACAGCAATTCATCCTACTGCTTAAGCACATGTAACAAAGCAAGCTGCGGTGACGGTCTATTGTTTGGCGGATTTGAGCGATGCGATGATGGTAACTTTATCGACAGCGATAGTTGTACAACGAGTTGCGAAGTGTCCTATTGCGGAGACGGTATCACTGGTCCGGGTGAAGAATGCGATGATGGTCGCGGGCGAAATACCGGTCTTTGTCTCAGTAACTGCAAACGCAATATCTGCGGTGATGGGTTTGCTTTCTTTGGTATCGAAGAATGTGATCACGGTGCTCTAAATGCTAATAATGCATCTTGTACCCCCGGATGCGTCCTGAATGTTTGCGGCGATGGCATGGTACATGAAGGTGTGGAAGAGTGTGACAATGGCTCTTTAGATCCAAACAGTGAATGTACCGCAGGCTGCAGAAATGCTTATTGCGGCGATGGCTTGTTGCATGAAGGCTTTGAAGTCTGTGATCAGGGCACGAATAATGGCAATGGCGGTGGCTATTGTAAGAGTGACTGTTCAGGAATCGAAAAGCACGATTGGTGGGCAGAAGGCCATAGACGAACCATTGTTGGCGCCGTTATTGGTGTTGTAGCAGCCTCCGTTTTGGTTGGTGCTGTGGTCGCGGGTTTGCGCCACTACTACCATGGCAAAGCAAGGGCCGCAGAGGCAAGGACGCCTCGGCAAGAGTAG